The Pseudobdellovibrionaceae bacterium DNA window AACAATCCACAGCTGCAGCAGTGCTATTAAAAAACTCTTTTAAAAGACTTAAAACCACACAGCCCGAGCCTGTACCAAAATCGGCAAAAGATAGATTTTTTTTTGCAGAAAAATACTTTAACACACTTTCTACTAATAACTCTGTTTCCATTCTTGGAATTAACACGCGATGATCTACAAAAAATACCGATTTATAAAAATTTTGTTTTTCTAAAATATAGGCTAAAGGCTTTCCTGTAATTAACTCTGATAATTGTTTAGTAAAAATATCTTGATCGGTTTTTTTTATTTTTGTTTCATTAAACAACAGTAATTGATTAAAAGGACATGGCACAAAAGCAGATAATAAATGCCTGCAATCCCTTTTTATATTTTTTTTGTCTAAATCAGAAAAAGAAAGTTGGTCTATTTTACTATCAGACAGTTTTAATAACTCTTTAACCGTCACTGGCTTTTTAACCTTTCTGCCTGAAAATAAGTTATTAAAGGCTCTACTAAACAGTTAAAATCACCATTGATAACATCGTTTAATTTATGAACCGTTAAACCAATGCGGTGATCGGTAATACGCATTTGTGGAAAATTATAAGTGCGAATGCGTTCCGATCTGTCTCCCGTACCAATTAAAGATAAGCGTTGGTCCGAGGCTTCTTTGTTCGCCTTCTCTTCTTCGGCCTGCTTTAAGCGAGAATATAAAACCTTTAATGCTTTGTCTTTATTAGAGTGTTGTGACTTTCCGTCCTGACAAGTAACCACCACCCCTGTGGGAATATGAGTAATTCTTACCGCCGAATCCGTAGTGTTAACCGATTGCCCACCATTACCACTAGAACGATAAACATCCACTCGTAAATCATTAGAATTAATATTAATATCTACCGCTGTGGCTTCGGGTAAAATAGCTACAGTGATAGTTGAGGTGTGCACCCTTCCCTGAGATTCTGTTTTAGGAACTCTTTGCACGCGATGAACA harbors:
- the prmC gene encoding peptide chain release factor N(5)-glutamine methyltransferase, with protein sequence MTVKELLKLSDSKIDQLSFSDLDKKNIKRDCRHLLSAFVPCPFNQLLLFNETKIKKTDQDIFTKQLSELITGKPLAYILEKQNFYKSVFFVDHRVLIPRMETELLVESVLKYFSAKKNLSFADFGTGSGCVVLSLLKEFFNSTAAAVDCSNQALKVAKYNAKKLSVSERVDFHHCSVKNFNPFVADKKLAYDFITGNPPYIAENAYIHPFVKAFEPKLALMAGNQGLEFLLSWAQKAVILLKPNGYYFFEFGDNQKDALKAPLSLLFSQVTFLKDLQGIYRVAICKK